One segment of Streptosporangium brasiliense DNA contains the following:
- a CDS encoding putative quinol monooxygenase has translation MTDTTARTDQARHATTGTISLYGFARPRPERAAELRELLLSFVEPTRQEAGSLEYHVHEEADGSFFLYEVWRSQEDLDRHMELPHMKDFWERRMDYLERELDAHSGAMLSPYPR, from the coding sequence ATGACAGACACGACAGCGCGGACAGACCAGGCGCGGCACGCGACGACCGGCACCATCTCCCTCTACGGTTTCGCCCGCCCCAGGCCGGAACGGGCCGCGGAGCTCAGGGAGCTCCTGCTCTCCTTCGTGGAGCCCACCCGCCAGGAGGCGGGCAGCCTGGAGTATCACGTTCACGAGGAGGCCGACGGGAGCTTCTTCCTCTACGAGGTGTGGCGCTCGCAGGAGGACCTCGACCGGCACATGGAGCTGCCGCACATGAAGGACTTCTGGGAGCGGCGGATGGACTATCTCGAGCGCGAGCTCGACGCCCACTCCGGCGCCATGCTGAGCCCCTACCCGCGCTAG
- a CDS encoding ABC transporter ATP-binding protein: MADTPLEPAPRTATDEDTSSDSIPELGELSLSEWHAHVGKMTGIGFLTIARRLPALVSHAVRLAWLAGPRDTVIAIVLSLLGGVFTAFGLLATTGVLSALFEAGPTPERVMAALPSLIVVGVAGTLRTLMQAGAGWAQSRLDPQVSRIAEERLYGLTSRVGLAAFDDPDFHDALQRARSRGVAMADVVVGTAINVLTAIIGIVAAAGVLGVLHPVLLPLLVLAVVPDAWAAVRSARMRYTTMYALIPASRRKWIIAELLAERGSAAEVRSFTMRGFLMRMYDAVATAEQSILLRLARRQTFAKIVGEALGGVGTAVVYVALGILLAVGAVPLAVAGTAVLAIRSGQTYLANLMFATNRLYEEGLYFTDFLDFCADAESRIGHGRSGQAPETFERITAEDLVFTYPGSGSPALQGVSVRVDRGEVIALVGENGSGKSTLAKILSGLYEPDSGHVRWDGTDLADVDPDQLRGRIAVIAQDHTRWPLTARHNISMGTEKGEPALVSAAEVAGADQVVAELPHGYDTLLDRRFKDGQELSGGQWQRIAVARGFHRDAPLLICDEPTAALDARAEHALFERIRQHADGRTVLLITHRLASVRYADRIYVLDHGKVTEEGTHDQLIELDGLYADLYNLQAHAYSTGASTEPAVPGTGGPARPA; the protein is encoded by the coding sequence ATGGCGGACACTCCCCTGGAACCTGCTCCCCGTACCGCGACCGACGAGGACACCTCCTCCGACTCCATTCCCGAGCTCGGCGAGCTCAGCCTGTCGGAGTGGCACGCCCACGTCGGCAAGATGACCGGCATCGGCTTCCTGACCATCGCGCGCCGGCTGCCCGCGCTGGTGTCGCACGCCGTACGGCTGGCGTGGCTGGCCGGCCCCCGTGACACCGTCATCGCGATCGTCCTGAGCCTGCTCGGCGGCGTGTTCACCGCGTTCGGGCTGCTCGCCACGACCGGGGTGCTGTCGGCCCTGTTCGAGGCGGGGCCCACTCCGGAACGGGTCATGGCGGCCCTGCCCAGCCTGATCGTGGTGGGTGTGGCCGGCACCCTGCGCACGCTGATGCAGGCGGGCGCGGGCTGGGCGCAGTCCCGGCTCGACCCCCAGGTCAGCCGGATCGCCGAGGAGCGGCTCTACGGGCTGACCAGCAGGGTCGGCCTGGCCGCCTTCGACGACCCCGACTTCCACGACGCGCTCCAGCGTGCCCGCTCGCGCGGGGTCGCCATGGCGGACGTGGTGGTCGGCACGGCCATCAACGTGCTGACCGCGATCATCGGGATCGTCGCGGCGGCGGGCGTGCTCGGGGTGCTCCATCCGGTGCTCCTGCCGCTGCTGGTGCTGGCGGTGGTGCCGGACGCGTGGGCCGCGGTCCGCTCGGCGCGGATGCGCTACACCACGATGTACGCGCTGATCCCCGCCAGCCGCCGCAAGTGGATCATCGCGGAGCTGCTGGCGGAGCGCGGGTCGGCCGCCGAGGTGCGCTCGTTCACCATGCGGGGCTTCCTGATGCGGATGTACGACGCCGTGGCCACGGCCGAGCAGAGCATCCTGCTGAGGCTGGCACGGCGGCAGACGTTCGCGAAGATCGTCGGTGAGGCGCTCGGCGGGGTCGGGACGGCCGTCGTCTACGTCGCCCTGGGCATCCTGCTCGCCGTGGGCGCGGTGCCGCTGGCCGTGGCGGGCACGGCCGTGCTGGCGATCCGCTCGGGCCAGACGTATCTCGCCAACCTGATGTTCGCCACCAACCGCCTCTACGAGGAGGGCCTCTACTTCACCGACTTCCTCGACTTCTGCGCCGACGCGGAGAGCCGGATCGGGCACGGGCGCTCCGGGCAGGCTCCCGAGACCTTCGAACGGATCACCGCCGAGGACCTCGTCTTCACCTATCCCGGCTCCGGCAGCCCCGCCCTGCAAGGGGTGTCGGTCCGCGTCGACCGGGGCGAGGTGATCGCCCTCGTCGGCGAGAACGGCTCGGGCAAGAGCACACTGGCCAAGATCCTGTCGGGTCTCTACGAGCCGGACAGCGGGCACGTCCGGTGGGACGGCACCGACCTCGCCGACGTCGACCCCGACCAGCTGCGCGGCCGCATCGCGGTCATCGCCCAGGACCACACGCGCTGGCCGTTGACCGCCAGGCACAACATCAGCATGGGCACGGAGAAGGGGGAGCCCGCGCTGGTCTCGGCGGCCGAGGTGGCGGGCGCCGACCAGGTCGTCGCCGAGCTGCCACACGGCTACGACACCCTGCTCGACCGGCGCTTCAAGGACGGCCAGGAGCTGTCCGGCGGCCAGTGGCAGCGGATCGCCGTCGCCCGCGGCTTCCACCGGGACGCCCCGCTGTTGATCTGTGACGAGCCGACCGCGGCCCTCGACGCCCGCGCCGAGCACGCCCTCTTCGAGCGCATCCGGCAGCACGCCGACGGCCGCACCGTCCTGTTGATCACCCACCGGCTGGCCAGCGTCCGCTACGCCGACCGGATCTACGTCCTGGACCACGGCAAGGTCACCGAGGAGGGCACCCACGACCAGCTCATCGAGCTCGACGGCCTCTACGCCGACCTCTACAACCTGCAGGCCCACGCCTACTCGACCGGAGCCTCGACGGAGCCCGCCGTACCCGGGACCGGAGGCCCGGCGCGGCCCGCGTGA
- a CDS encoding GNAT family N-acetyltransferase, translated as MTITYEWRGGFDNAAVNALHAEGFDHAPLQDDWWAQVNRHSLGWVCARQGEELVGFVNVAWDGAVHAFVLDTLVTARLRRHGVGTELVAVAVRQARAAGCEWLHVDFDDHLRGFYLESCGFQATGAGLIAL; from the coding sequence ATGACGATCACGTATGAGTGGCGCGGGGGGTTCGACAACGCGGCGGTCAACGCGTTGCACGCCGAGGGCTTCGATCACGCGCCCCTGCAGGACGACTGGTGGGCCCAGGTCAACCGGCACAGTCTCGGGTGGGTCTGCGCCAGGCAGGGGGAGGAGCTCGTCGGCTTCGTCAACGTGGCGTGGGACGGCGCCGTCCACGCCTTCGTCCTCGACACGCTGGTGACCGCGCGGCTGCGGCGGCACGGGGTGGGGACCGAGCTCGTCGCCGTCGCCGTCAGGCAGGCCCGGGCGGCCGGGTGCGAGTGGCTCCACGTCGACTTCGACGATCATCTCCGGGGCTTCTATCTCGAATCCTGCGGGTTCCAGGCGACCGGAGCGGGTCTCATCGCGCTGTAG
- a CDS encoding MerR family transcriptional regulator — protein sequence MRRITLKIGDLARETGVNVRLLRYYEEQELLVSERAGGGHRRYAADAPATVRRIRTFLGAGLPTRVIRDLLPCVTGDGPDLDPCVIGHLREQLGGIDERIAGLQEARASLAGLLQATEGARPASAGHRLQPEPALH from the coding sequence GTGAGGCGGATCACATTGAAGATCGGCGACCTGGCGCGCGAGACCGGCGTGAACGTGCGCCTGCTCCGCTACTACGAGGAGCAGGAACTGCTCGTGTCCGAGCGGGCCGGCGGCGGCCACCGCCGATACGCGGCCGACGCCCCCGCGACGGTCCGGCGGATCCGGACCTTCCTGGGAGCGGGGCTGCCCACCAGGGTCATCCGCGACCTCCTGCCGTGCGTCACCGGCGACGGACCCGACCTCGACCCCTGCGTGATCGGGCACCTGCGGGAGCAGCTCGGCGGCATCGACGAGCGGATCGCGGGGCTCCAGGAGGCGCGCGCCTCCCTCGCCGGCCTCCTCCAGGCCACCGAAGGCGCCCGGCCCGCCTCCGCCGGCCACCGCCTCCAGCCCGAGCCCGCGCTCCACTGA
- a CDS encoding aldo/keto reductase has translation MTHIPLALGTIPFGTALDDRATFAILDRFVDAGGALLDTANNYPFWNEGATGDESELAIGRWLAARGNRDRVVLSTKCGARPTVPGDRTLDSAEGLSAPAIRAAAEGSLRRLGTDHVDVYWAHVEDRSVPLEETLGAFAELAGSGKVREIGASNVRAWRLERARALSAANGWPAYTKVQLRHTYLRPRPGLRPVESGHVLVQDDMVDYLRSEPGLTLWAYNTLMAGAYTRQDRPIPEIYDHPGTTRGLAVLREVAGELGVTVNQVVLAWLIGGDVPTVPIVGVSSLAQLEEALGAVELKLDDELRARLESVR, from the coding sequence ATGACACACATCCCTCTGGCGCTGGGAACCATCCCGTTCGGCACCGCCCTGGACGACAGGGCGACCTTCGCGATCCTGGACCGCTTCGTCGACGCCGGCGGCGCGCTGCTGGACACCGCCAACAACTACCCCTTCTGGAACGAGGGCGCCACCGGCGACGAGAGCGAGCTCGCCATCGGCCGGTGGCTGGCCGCCCGGGGCAACCGCGACCGGGTCGTGCTGAGCACCAAGTGCGGCGCCCGGCCGACGGTCCCCGGCGACCGGACCCTGGACTCCGCCGAGGGCCTGTCCGCCCCCGCGATCCGCGCGGCCGCCGAGGGCAGCCTGAGGAGGCTGGGGACCGACCACGTCGACGTGTACTGGGCCCACGTCGAAGACCGGTCCGTCCCCCTGGAGGAGACGCTCGGCGCGTTCGCCGAGCTGGCCGGGTCGGGCAAGGTCCGGGAGATCGGGGCGAGCAACGTCCGCGCCTGGCGCCTGGAGCGCGCCCGCGCCCTGTCGGCGGCAAACGGCTGGCCCGCCTACACCAAGGTGCAGCTCCGCCACACCTACCTCCGGCCCCGGCCGGGACTGCGGCCGGTGGAGTCGGGCCACGTGCTCGTGCAGGACGACATGGTCGACTACCTGCGCTCCGAGCCCGGTCTGACCCTGTGGGCCTACAACACGCTCATGGCCGGCGCCTACACCCGGCAGGACCGGCCGATCCCGGAGATCTACGACCATCCGGGCACCACCCGCGGGCTCGCCGTACTGCGCGAGGTGGCGGGCGAGCTGGGCGTGACCGTCAACCAGGTGGTGCTGGCCTGGCTGATCGGCGGCGACGTCCCGACGGTCCCGATCGTCGGCGTGAGCTCCCTGGCCCAGCTCGAGGAGGCGCTCGGCGCCGTGGAGCTCAAGCTCGACGACGAGCTCCGCGCCCGCCTGGAGTCCGTCCGATGA
- a CDS encoding GH1 family beta-glucosidase, whose product MFLWGTATASYQIEGAVAEDGRGLSIWDTFTREPGRVRDGHTGEVSCDHYHRWPEDVALMAGLGANSYRFSIAWPRVQPDGRGRINQAGLDFYDRLTDALHDRGIVPAATLFHWDLPQALEDEGGWLNRDTSYRFAEYAAAVADRLADRIPMWITLNEPFVHMVFGYAMGNHAPGRALLLDALPVAHHQLLGHGLAVQALRARGAEQVLITNNCTPVWAASDDPADLAAADAYDTLHNRLFNDPVLIGKYPDMSAYGVSLDCVQDGDLDLIGARLDGLGINYYNPTRIAAPADEGLPFSDTGITGHPTTAFGWPVVPDGLRELLTGLKARYGDALPPVYITENGCSQPDVPGPDGVVDDQDRIAYLDGHIAAVHQAQAEGVDVRGYYVWSLLDNFEWAEGYHQRFGLVHVDFATGRRTPKSSYHWLAGRIAEHTGHPEPR is encoded by the coding sequence ATGTTCCTTTGGGGTACGGCTACCGCGTCCTACCAGATCGAAGGCGCCGTCGCCGAGGACGGCCGGGGCCTGTCGATCTGGGACACCTTCACCCGCGAACCCGGCCGCGTCCGCGACGGGCACACGGGCGAGGTGAGCTGCGACCACTACCACCGCTGGCCCGAGGACGTCGCGCTGATGGCCGGGCTCGGCGCGAACTCCTACCGCTTCTCCATCGCCTGGCCCCGCGTCCAGCCCGACGGCAGGGGCCGGATCAATCAGGCGGGCCTTGACTTCTACGACCGGCTGACGGACGCGCTCCACGACAGGGGCATCGTCCCGGCGGCCACACTGTTCCACTGGGACCTGCCGCAGGCCCTGGAGGACGAGGGCGGCTGGCTCAACCGTGACACCTCCTACCGGTTCGCCGAGTACGCCGCCGCCGTGGCCGACCGGCTCGCCGACCGGATCCCCATGTGGATCACCCTGAACGAGCCCTTCGTGCACATGGTCTTCGGCTACGCCATGGGCAACCACGCTCCCGGCAGGGCCCTGCTCCTGGACGCGCTGCCGGTGGCCCACCACCAGCTCCTCGGACACGGCCTGGCCGTACAGGCCCTGCGCGCGCGGGGCGCGGAGCAGGTGCTGATCACCAACAACTGCACCCCCGTCTGGGCCGCCTCCGACGACCCCGCCGACCTGGCCGCCGCCGACGCCTACGACACCCTGCACAACCGCCTGTTCAACGACCCCGTGCTCATCGGCAAATACCCGGATATGTCGGCGTATGGCGTGAGCCTCGACTGCGTCCAGGACGGCGATCTCGACCTGATCGGCGCCCGGCTCGACGGGCTCGGCATCAACTACTACAACCCCACCCGGATCGCCGCCCCCGCCGACGAGGGCCTCCCCTTCAGCGACACCGGCATCACCGGCCATCCCACCACCGCCTTCGGCTGGCCGGTCGTCCCCGACGGCCTCCGCGAGCTGCTGACCGGCCTCAAGGCGCGGTACGGCGACGCCCTCCCGCCCGTCTACATCACCGAGAACGGCTGCTCCCAGCCCGACGTGCCCGGCCCGGACGGGGTGGTCGACGACCAGGACCGGATCGCCTACCTCGACGGCCACATCGCGGCGGTCCACCAGGCCCAGGCCGAGGGCGTGGACGTACGCGGCTACTACGTCTGGTCCTTGCTGGACAACTTCGAGTGGGCCGAGGGCTACCACCAGCGCTTCGGCCTGGTCCACGTCGACTTCGCCACCGGGCGGCGCACCCCGAAGTCCTCCTACCACTGGCTCGCCGGGCGGATCGCCGAACACACCGGACACCCCGAGCCCCGCTAG
- a CDS encoding DUF6461 domain-containing protein — protein MNEVFSAYANLRDTFPEQACITWVSGVATRDVVRGFGGDYGRLTELTWNEVCEEAYGLDEGTGAIILLASHGDCTVVVEPVGFSGSGSALLRELSAAGEALSLHWTVNHDARISYAAHGELVTAFDPLDVEELDSSAASLNLTLAPEQWREDWMAAALTAGEELSGIRLDRTWFDEPHLGLVVATDFTAPQRPALLLDDDAQGLVARDPRIAAIAAVPTRDKLPEIALIAAEMAVRTTGLRGELIDEALELIAEKERGVRAGQIRGKVGSLANRLLAQARGALEEEGSTSLLVPGHDTESGQLLLKHNAARTLVSALNSNPEEAA, from the coding sequence ATGAATGAGGTCTTCAGCGCGTACGCGAACCTGCGCGATACCTTTCCGGAGCAGGCCTGCATCACCTGGGTCAGCGGTGTCGCGACCCGTGACGTCGTCCGGGGATTCGGCGGTGACTACGGCCGGCTCACGGAACTGACCTGGAACGAAGTGTGCGAGGAGGCCTACGGCCTTGATGAGGGCACCGGCGCGATCATCCTTCTCGCATCGCACGGTGACTGCACGGTGGTCGTCGAACCCGTCGGATTCAGCGGGAGCGGCTCCGCCCTGCTGCGAGAGCTGTCCGCTGCGGGTGAGGCGCTCAGCCTCCACTGGACCGTCAACCATGACGCGCGTATCTCCTACGCCGCGCACGGGGAGCTTGTAACGGCCTTCGACCCCCTCGACGTGGAGGAGCTCGACTCCTCGGCTGCATCCCTGAACCTCACCCTGGCCCCGGAACAGTGGCGGGAGGATTGGATGGCCGCCGCCTTGACGGCCGGCGAGGAGCTTTCGGGCATCCGCCTCGATCGAACCTGGTTCGACGAGCCACATCTCGGCCTCGTCGTCGCAACGGACTTCACCGCCCCGCAACGTCCTGCGCTGCTTCTCGACGACGACGCGCAAGGCCTGGTCGCACGTGACCCGCGCATCGCGGCGATCGCCGCGGTCCCCACACGGGACAAGTTACCGGAGATCGCCCTGATCGCAGCCGAGATGGCCGTACGTACCACGGGCCTGCGCGGCGAATTGATCGACGAAGCGCTGGAACTGATCGCGGAAAAAGAACGTGGAGTCCGTGCCGGGCAGATCCGCGGCAAGGTGGGGAGTCTGGCCAACCGTCTTCTGGCTCAGGCGAGGGGGGCTCTGGAAGAGGAGGGCTCCACCTCTCTTCTGGTCCCCGGTCATGACACGGAATCCGGACAGTTACTGCTGAAACACAATGCAGCCCGGACGCTGGTGTCGGCGCTCAACTCCAATCCGGAGGAGGCTGCCTAA
- a CDS encoding peptidoglycan D,D-transpeptidase FtsI family protein, which translates to MAAPRARRINIPLRRVALMCGAMLFALLAQATHIQAFEADRLNEDPRNPQRRIARFETPRGEILLRDGTVVATSRESGDGTYRYRRSYPWGPLYAPVTGHLSLYGGTGIEAAENAVLSGGDPWVKLRSLVDGTEGGATLELTIDGRAQRAAYEALRATGLRGAAVAIDPATGAILAMVSFPSYDPNLYTTFDSAELDRVDRRLRSDPGDPLLNRAIQRNYPPGSAFKVVTSAAALISGRYSPTVRVEAPTAFRLPGTGTYLRNSGGTACGDGDPPLAYAFKTSCNTPFAKMGIDLGQDALREQAEAFGFGADDLTVPMPVAESVYPRGMDQAQTAMSALGQFDDRATPLMIAMISAAVANDGVLMRPYLVEQVRLADGAVIDEADPSPYRRTLDEDEADRLTAMMVTVTQPGGTGTAAAVPGVDVAAKTGTAENAASGQDHAVFTGFAPAATPRVAVGVLVEHGGSGGRTAAPVAAAVMRAVLGIRPE; encoded by the coding sequence ATGGCCGCACCACGCGCGCGCCGGATCAACATCCCGCTCCGGCGCGTCGCCCTGATGTGCGGGGCCATGCTGTTCGCGCTGCTCGCCCAGGCGACCCATATCCAGGCCTTCGAGGCCGACCGGCTCAACGAGGACCCGCGCAACCCCCAGAGGAGGATCGCGCGGTTCGAGACCCCGAGGGGCGAGATCCTGCTGCGCGACGGCACGGTTGTCGCGACCAGCCGGGAGAGCGGGGACGGCACCTACCGGTACCGGAGGTCCTATCCCTGGGGTCCGCTGTACGCGCCGGTGACCGGGCACCTCTCGCTCTACGGCGGGACCGGCATCGAGGCGGCCGAGAACGCGGTGCTGTCCGGCGGCGACCCATGGGTGAAGCTGCGCTCGCTGGTGGACGGCACCGAGGGCGGCGCCACGCTTGAGCTCACCATCGACGGGCGGGCGCAGCGGGCCGCCTACGAGGCGCTGCGCGCCACCGGGCTGCGCGGGGCCGCCGTCGCGATCGACCCGGCCACCGGCGCGATCCTGGCCATGGTGTCCTTCCCCTCCTACGACCCGAACCTCTACACGACCTTCGACAGCGCCGAACTCGACAGGGTGGACAGGCGGCTGCGGAGCGACCCCGGCGACCCGCTGCTGAACCGGGCGATCCAGCGGAACTACCCGCCGGGCTCCGCCTTCAAGGTCGTCACCAGCGCGGCCGCGCTCATCTCCGGGAGATACAGCCCGACCGTGCGGGTCGAGGCCCCCACCGCGTTCCGCCTCCCCGGCACCGGCACCTACCTGCGCAACTCCGGCGGTACGGCCTGCGGTGACGGCGACCCGCCGCTGGCGTACGCGTTCAAGACCTCGTGCAACACCCCCTTCGCGAAGATGGGCATCGACCTCGGCCAGGACGCGCTCCGCGAGCAGGCCGAGGCGTTCGGGTTCGGCGCCGACGACCTCACCGTCCCGATGCCGGTGGCCGAGAGCGTTTACCCGCGGGGGATGGACCAGGCCCAGACCGCGATGTCGGCGCTGGGGCAGTTCGACGACCGGGCCACCCCGCTCATGATCGCGATGATCTCGGCGGCGGTCGCCAACGACGGCGTGCTGATGCGCCCCTACCTGGTGGAGCAGGTCCGCCTGGCCGACGGCGCGGTGATCGACGAGGCGGACCCGTCGCCCTACCGCCGCACGCTCGACGAGGACGAGGCCGACCGGCTCACCGCGATGATGGTCACGGTCACCCAGCCCGGCGGCACCGGCACGGCCGCCGCCGTCCCGGGCGTCGATGTCGCGGCCAAGACCGGCACCGCGGAGAACGCCGCCTCCGGTCAGGACCACGCGGTCTTCACCGGCTTCGCCCCGGCGGCCACCCCCCGGGTGGCCGTGGGCGTCCTGGTGGAGCACGGCGGATCCGGCGGCCGGACGGCGGCTCCCGTCGCGGCGGCCGTCATGCGGGCCGTGCTGGGCATCCGCCCGGAGTAG
- a CDS encoding MerR family transcriptional regulator — protein sequence MSVYAPGRVYTPGQVVEETGFSLDTLRYYERIGLLEPVGRNAAGQRRFTQDDIGWLGTIRCLRDTGMPIAEMLRFAELVRAGDHTIRDRIELLEAHNRRVESQVANLREKQTAVLNKINYYRAVVD from the coding sequence GTGAGCGTCTACGCACCAGGGCGGGTCTATACGCCAGGGCAGGTGGTGGAGGAGACCGGCTTCAGTCTCGACACCCTGCGTTACTACGAGCGGATCGGGTTGCTGGAGCCGGTCGGCCGTAACGCGGCCGGCCAGCGCAGGTTCACCCAGGACGACATCGGCTGGCTCGGCACGATCCGCTGTCTGCGGGACACCGGGATGCCGATCGCGGAGATGCTCCGCTTCGCCGAGCTGGTCCGGGCGGGCGACCATACGATCCGTGACCGGATCGAGCTCCTCGAAGCCCACAACCGGCGGGTGGAGAGCCAGGTGGCCAACCTGCGCGAGAAGCAGACGGCCGTCCTGAACAAGATCAATTACTACCGTGCGGTGGTTGATTAG
- a CDS encoding TetR/AcrR family transcriptional regulator, with protein sequence MTNVSGGTLRRRPAQRRSLERVERMLDECARLLDEAGYEALTTKEVARRAEVPIGTFYQFFTDKQGLVRALALRNLEAFLGRITTRLSAVQLSDWTEVVDLAIEEFVAMKRTTPGFAVVDFGEVLPSPGGPAIKGTERMLDAALENNVIVADRLRAITIELLGAPIGPALDRALVVAVEAADAVLKLAFRSRPDGDPELIAECKRLVRRYLSDYLPQG encoded by the coding sequence ATGACGAACGTTTCCGGGGGGACGCTGCGCCGTCGCCCCGCCCAGCGGCGCAGCCTGGAACGGGTCGAGCGGATGCTGGACGAGTGCGCGCGGCTGCTGGACGAGGCGGGTTACGAGGCGTTGACCACCAAGGAGGTCGCGCGCCGCGCGGAGGTGCCGATCGGCACCTTCTACCAGTTCTTCACCGACAAACAGGGACTTGTGCGGGCGCTGGCGCTGCGCAACCTGGAGGCGTTCCTCGGCCGGATCACCACCCGGCTCTCGGCCGTGCAGCTGTCGGACTGGACCGAGGTGGTGGACCTGGCGATCGAGGAGTTCGTCGCGATGAAACGGACGACGCCGGGGTTCGCCGTCGTCGACTTCGGCGAGGTGCTGCCCTCGCCGGGCGGTCCGGCGATCAAGGGGACCGAGCGGATGCTCGACGCCGCGCTGGAGAACAACGTCATCGTGGCCGACCGGCTCCGCGCGATCACCATCGAGCTGCTCGGCGCCCCGATCGGCCCGGCCCTGGACCGGGCGCTGGTCGTCGCGGTCGAGGCCGCCGACGCCGTGCTCAAGCTCGCCTTCCGCTCGCGGCCCGACGGGGACCCCGAGCTGATCGCCGAGTGCAAGCGTCTGGTCCGCCGCTACCTGTCCGACTACCTCCCCCAGGGGTGA